The sequence CTCCTTTAAAACGCGACCAAAAAGGCTTTAGCTGCCCCAAAAGAGAGCCAAAGCGGTTAAAGTTCATTTTAATTTAATTATCTTTTTTTTCTCTTTTTTGCTGCCTCAGCCCTCTTTTTCTTTTTCTTTACGCTAGGACTTTCGTAGAATTCTCTCTTTCTAACCTCAGAAAGAATTCCTTCCTGTTGTACCACCTTGTTAAAACGTTTCAGAGCACTGTCTATTGATTCATCTTTGTTAATACGAATTTCTGGCAAAGTTTAACAACCTCCTCAAATTATCATCCCGGTGGCCAATCCATAGGCCTACCGCCTATCACATGAAAATGAAGATGAAATACGGTCTGACCTCCATCATCTCCAACATTTGTCACCACTCTGTATCCCTTCGTCAGCCCTTCTTTTTGAGCAACCAGATTACAAACATACAATAAATGAGAGACCAGATTGAAATCTTCAACATCTCCTAAACTCCTTATATGCTTCTTTGGTATTACAAGAACATGAAAAGGAGCTACCGGATTGATATCCTTAAAAGCTAAAGAAATATCATCCTCATATATTATCTGAGAATCAAGCTTTTTTTCTGCTATAAGACAAAATACACAGTTTTCCAGATAAATCCTCCTAAATAAAGTACTCCCACAGTGCCGTGTACCAAGAGTCTTGAACCCAAGCCTCATACAATAATGGACCTACCTTCCTGCAGTCGTTCGCAAAAAGCGAACATAATACACGAAGAGATCGGTCCTCGAACTTCGGTGTTAGCTCAAGATCTCAAGAGCATCACGAACACCGCAGGAACTTATAAGAGTATAACATAAAATAAGCTCGGAGTTAATAGAAAAAAAATTCTGCATAAAAAACTTTAAGAAAGTTTACTTAAAATAAGTAAAAATCTAAGTAAGTATTATAATAATAACATGCAAGTAAGAGGGAAAACAAAGATTCTTGTCATATTCGGATATCCTGGTATTGGTGATATATTACTAGCCTCACCAGTATTAAGAGCAATATATGGTTATTATAATGATGTAGAATTTACTCTTTTCGCAAGAAAAATCCCATCTCTTTCCAGTGTTTTCAACATTATCCCTCATTGTGAAAGGGTTGTTTTCTATGACAAAAATAGAGAACACAAAAGTAATTTATCCTTCTTTAGGTTATGCGTATCTCTTAGAAAAGAAAAATTTGACCTCGCCGTAGTCTTGCATCATTCTCCAAGAAATTCTATAGTATCTTTCCTTTCGAACGCAAAAAATAGAATAGGATTTGATTACGGAATAAACAAAATCTTCTTAACTAAACATATAGCACCAAACGAGGACCAAAATATTATTTACTACTATGCTGATATCTTGAAAACTATAGGAATAAAAGAGTTTGACCCAAAGCCATGGATTATAAAACAAAATGTAAAAAAAGTAAAAAATAGAATAGTTTTTTCAATTGGTTCTAGCTGGTATCGCAAAGAATGGCCGCCTGAAAATTTTGCTTTTCTAGCAAATATGCTTTACAAAGCAGGTTATGAAATAATTTTGGTGGGATCAGAAAAAGATATAGAAAAAGCAAACATTATTAAATCAAATTCAATAGTTACTAATATGGTTAACAAGACAAAAGACCTTCTAGATCTTTGTAAGATAATAGAGAGTTCAAATCTTTTAATTTGTCCCGATACAGCAAGTCTTCATATTGCTAGAGGACTTGGCACAAAAACTATCAGCCTTTTTGGGCCAACTTCTCCACTAATATACGGTCCTCTTCCAGAAGAAAAAGCAGATCACAAAACAATATATAGCAACCTTCCATGTTCTAATAAATGCATTGACAGAGAATGCTCAGACAACTTATGTATGAAAAGAATTACTCCAGATGAGGTTTATAAAAAAGCAATAAAAGCTCTCTCTTCTAATCAGTAAGCTTTATTGTCGAGAGAGCCATAAAATAAGCCAATATTTCAAGTTGCATTCTACCATAAAACATATTCCCTGTAAGGCCCTCACCAAGCCAATATCCTGTTATAAAAGTAAGCAATACTGAAGACAGCGCCCACTGGAACCTGCTTGAAGTTTTAAATATGTTTATAGTCTGTTTATAATACTGATAAAGCAGGACAACAAGACAGGTCAGGCCAACTAACCCCATATCAGTTAGAACTTGAATAAAGGTATCATGTGCGTGAGCCACTGAGTTTGCAAGAGGATCTTTCGGGTTAAGATATCTATAATGATAGGCAAAATGTCCTGCACCCACACCAATTATTGGGCTAAGCGGAAATATCTTAAAGATAGCTACCTTCCAGAACATTATTCTTTCATAATTGGCTGTATAAGTAAAGTTTAAAAGATCTAAGAAATTCGTTATACCTACGTTCCTTTTTATAGGTGCAAGCAAACCAAACAATAAAATTGCTACAGCGGCAATTAAACCTTTTATCCTGAAAATTAATATTACAAACAAACAAAGTCCTATTACGCTGGATATAAAGCTACCTCTCGCACTTGAGACATACAATACAAAA comes from Thermodesulfobium acidiphilum and encodes:
- the rpsU gene encoding 30S ribosomal protein S21 gives rise to the protein MPEIRINKDESIDSALKRFNKVVQQEGILSEVRKREFYESPSVKKKKKRAEAAKKRKKR
- a CDS encoding histidine triad nucleotide-binding protein, translating into MENCVFCLIAEKKLDSQIIYEDDISLAFKDINPVAPFHVLVIPKKHIRSLGDVEDFNLVSHLLYVCNLVAQKEGLTKGYRVVTNVGDDGGQTVFHLHFHVIGGRPMDWPPG
- a CDS encoding glycosyltransferase family 9 protein, with amino-acid sequence MQVRGKTKILVIFGYPGIGDILLASPVLRAIYGYYNDVEFTLFARKIPSLSSVFNIIPHCERVVFYDKNREHKSNLSFFRLCVSLRKEKFDLAVVLHHSPRNSIVSFLSNAKNRIGFDYGINKIFLTKHIAPNEDQNIIYYYADILKTIGIKEFDPKPWIIKQNVKKVKNRIVFSIGSSWYRKEWPPENFAFLANMLYKAGYEIILVGSEKDIEKANIIKSNSIVTNMVNKTKDLLDLCKIIESSNLLICPDTASLHIARGLGTKTISLFGPTSPLIYGPLPEEKADHKTIYSNLPCSNKCIDRECSDNLCMKRITPDEVYKKAIKALSSNQ
- a CDS encoding O-antigen ligase family protein, giving the protein MKKFSIDRHKISLLFFCLFLFSNPLSNAVDYIFLTLSLLTCLTRENLSVLKKGILPYALLLFGSAVLSGIAAADKELWLRWTSTYLEYAIVIFVTYCIVKSKSDVIFSFVAMTCSSLPITIYAFFFQWLKGKEVVGSFHYYTAYSAYQALALLAPFILAVYNFRKKSFYFWFAIFFFEFFVLYVSSARGSFISSVIGLCLFVILIFRIKGLIAAVAILLFGLLAPIKRNVGITNFLDLLNFTYTANYERIMFWKVAIFKIFPLSPIIGVGAGHFAYHYRYLNPKDPLANSVAHAHDTFIQVLTDMGLVGLTCLVVLLYQYYKQTINIFKTSSRFQWALSSVLLTFITGYWLGEGLTGNMFYGRMQLEILAYFMALSTIKLTD